The Rhizobiaceae bacterium genome contains the following window.
AACGGGGCGATGTCGCGCCCTCGCAGCAGGGCCGTGCGGGCTTGCGCCTCCAGCACGCGCTGCCGAACTCCCGTGTCGTCTACGTCTCCGCAACCGGAGCGACCACCGTCCATAATCTCGCCTATGCCCAGCGACTTGGCCTTTGGGGCGGCGAGGATTTTCCCTTCGCCAACCGGGCCGAATTTGTCGAGGCGGTCGAGAATGGCGGTGTCGCGGCCATGGAAGTGCTCGCCCGCGACCTTCGCGCGGTCGGCCTCTATACCGCGCGCTCGCTCTCCTATGACGGCGTCGAATACGAGCTGGTCGAGCACCAGCTCACGCCCGAGCAGACCCGCATCTACGACGCCTATGCCGGCGCCTTCGCCATCATCCACAATCATCTCGACGCGGCGATGCAGGCCGCCAACATCACCGGCTCCGACGGGACGCTGAACCGGCAGGCGAAGTCCGCCGCCCGCTCGGCATTCGAAAGCGCCAAGCAGCGCTTCTTCGGTCATCTCCTGACCAGCATGAAGACGCCGACGCTGATCCGTTCGATCGAGCGGGACCTGGCCGATGGGCACAGCGCCGTCATCCAGATCGTCTCGACCGGCGAAGCGCTGATGGAACGGCGTCTCGCCGAGATTTCGACCGAGGAATGGAACGACGTCCGCGTCGACATCACCCCGCGCGAATATGTCCTCGACTATCTCGCCCATTCCTTCCCCGTGCAGCTCTACGAGCCGTTCTCAGACGGCGAGGGCAATCTGTCATCGCGCCCGGTCTATCGGGACGGGCAGCCGGTCGAAAGCCGCGAGGCCGTGGCCCGCCGCGACGAACTGATCGAGCATCTCGCCTCGCTGCCGCCGGTCCCCGGTGCGCTCGACCAGATCGTCCAGCGCTTCGGCACGGACATGGTCGCCGAGGTCACGGGCCGATCCCGCCGCATCGTGCGCAGGGGCGAGCGCTTCGCCGTCGAGACCCGCGCTGGCGCGGCCAATCTCGCCGAGACCGCTGCCTTCATGGATGACGACAAGCGCATCCTCGTCTTCTCGGACGCCGGCGGCACCGGTCGCAGCTACCACGCCGATCTCGCGGCGAAGAACCAGCGGCTCCGCGTCCATTATCTGCTGGAACCGGGCTGGAAGGCCGACGCTGCGATCCAGGGGCTCGGCCGCACCAACCGCACCAATCAGGCGCAACCGCCGCTGTTCCGGCCGATCGCCACCGACGTGAAGGCCGAGAAGCGCTTCCTCTCGACCATCGCGCGGCGGCTCGACACGCTCGGGGCCATCACGCGCGGGCAGCGCCAGACCGGAGGACAGGGCCTGTTCCGGCCTGAGGATAATCTCGAAAGCCCCTATGCCCGCGATGCGCTCCGCCAACTCTACCTGCTGCTCGTGCGCGGCAAGGTGGAAGGCTGCTCGCTTGCCCGCTTCGAAGCCGCCACCGGCCTCAAGCTGATGGACGACAATGGCATCAAGGATGAATTGCCGCCGATCACCACCTTCCTCAACCGGCTGCTGGCGCTGACCATCGAGCTTCAGGGCATCCTGTTCACGGCGTTCGAGCAGCTCCTCGCCGCCAAGGTCGAAGGCGCCATCCGTGCCGGTGTCTATGATCTCGGGCTGGAGACGCTCCAGGCCGAGAGCTTCGTCGTCACCGGCAGCCAGGTCATCCATAATCATCCGGGCACCGGAGCGGAAACCCGGCTGCTGACCATCACCCGGCGCGAACGCAACCGGCCGCTGGCTTTGGCCGCCGCGCTCGATCAGCTTTCCGATCCCCGCGCTCGGCTATTGGTCAATGCCCGTTCGCACCGCGCCGCCGTGCAGGTGCCGGCGCCATCGATGATGCTTGACGACGGCGAGATCGAGCGCCGTGTTTGCCTGATCCGGCCGATGGAGCAGCACTATTCCCCGCTGCGCATGATGGAGGAGAGCCATTGGGAGGACGCCGACCGCGATGCGTTTGCGACTGCGTGGAACGCGGAACTGGCTGACGTGCCGGAGTTTGCCGACAGTACCATCCATATCGTCGCCGGCCTGCTGCTGCCGATCTGGAAGCGCCTGCCGGACGAGTCGACGCGGGTCTATCGGCTCCAGACCGACGAAGGCGAACGGATCATCGGCCGCCGTGTCTCGCATGCCTGGGCGGCGAACGCCACCTCGACCGGAACGGCCAGCCTGTCGGCCGAGGATGCCCATGCGGCGCTGATCGACGGAAAGACCATTCTTGACCTTGCCGAGGGGCTCCAGCTTCGCCGCGTGCGCGTCATGGGCGCTAATCGGATCGAGCTTTCCGGCTTCACCGACTCCATGCGGGAGCGGTTGCGGGCCTATGGCCTGTTCAGCGAGATCATCTCGTGGAAGCTGCGCTTCTTCGTGCCGATCGACGCCTCCGGACTGGCGGTGCTCGCTCGTGTTCTCGACACCTATCCGATCGTGCGCATCGCAGAACGGGAGGCAGCATGATGGCCCGTCAGGATGCATCCGATCTGGCGCAGCGTCTCGGCCGGCAGGCTGAGGCGGTATGCCGGCATTATCTCTCCAGCGGTCGCCGCGAGGGCCGCTACTGGATGGTGGGCGATGCACGCAATACGCCGGGCCGCTCGATGTATGTACGCCTCAAGGACTCGCCCAAGGGACCGGCGGGCAAATGGACCGATGCGGCCACCGGTGAGCATGGCGATCTCCTCGACATCATCCGCGAAAGCTGCGGCCTGGTCGACTTCAAGGATGTCGCCGACGAGGCCCGGACCTTCCTCAGCATGCCGCCACCCCAGTCCGAACCGCGTCAACCACGACGTCAGAGCCCGGCGCCGCATGGCTCGCCCGAGGCAGCCCGAAGACTGGTTTGCATGTCGCAGCCGATCCACGGCACACTCGTACAGGCATATCTACGGGAGCGCGGCATTACGGATTTACGCGGAACCGGAAACCTGCATTTTCATCCGCGCTGCTACTATCGTCCCGACGAGCATTCGCCGACCGAGGCCTGGCCGGCGATGATCGCGGCCGTCACCGATCTCGACGGCAAGATTACGGGCGCGCATCGCACCTGGCTCGATCCCTGCCGCCGCGACAAGGCGCCGATCGACACACCGCGTCGGGCGATGGGCGATCTTCTTGGGCATGCGGTCCGTTTTGGCCATGGCGGCGAAGTCATGGCTGCCGGCGAAGGCATCGAGACCGTCCTGTCGATCCGGCAGGTGCTTCCCGACATGCCGATGCTGGCGGCGCTCTCTGCGGCCCATCTCGCTGCCATCCTGTTCCCCGACACGCTGAGGCGGCTCTACATCCTGCGCGACGATGATCCGGCCGGCGACGGCGCGCGCGATACCTTGATCGAACGGGCGAATGCAGCGGGGATCGAGGCGATCGTCATCTCGCCGGAACTGGGCGACTTCAACGAGGATCTCCGCACGCTCGGCATCGACCACCTTCGCAGCCTGAACCGGATGCAGATCGGGCCGCAGGATGTGGCGCGCTACATGGCGCTGGCGGCATAGCCGGGAGAGGAAAGGTGCGGCGGTGGATCGGCGCCGTGCCGTTCGGAGGTTCCGTTCCATCGCAGAGGACCGCGCCTCGGCCTTCGAGAGGGCGATCGGCCCACAGCCGGGCCGGCCGGACAATGGCTGCGGCCGACTATTTTCCGGCGGCCCTACGGGCCTTTCCATCGCGAGGCAAAATAGCCGGCCTTCGCCATCCTGCGCTGGCGCTTCGGCCCTTCGCTTCGCTCCGGGTGCTTGGCCGTCCCGCCGGTGGGCTCCGTCGCCATGAAGGCCGCGACGGACGCGGTCCAGACGACGGAGCCTCCCATGAACCGGCACGACGACTTCGAACCCCACCACGAATCCTCACCCACCGACCATGTCCTCAACGAATTGCAGCTTCACGGCTACCGACCCTTTGCCGACGAACCAGACCAGCGGCTTCTTCCGGACGGCAACGCGGTCGCGGGCGCTATCGCCGACATCTTCGACGCCCTGATCGGCACCCTGGAGGACACGCGCCTCGAACCCGACCTTGACGATCTCCTCTGGTCGACCGTCAACGTCTTCCACCGCGCGACGGACCGAATCGGCCGAGAACTGGACGACAACGAGCAAGCCCAGAAGCGTGCACAGCGCGAACAGGACGGCAGCGAGGTGAAGTCGGTCGAACTCGAGCGCCTCATCGCCGAGGGCATGACGCTGATCGAGCGCCAGAACGCCTTCGAGCTGATGCGCGACCAGGCCGCCGAACACTACGAACGCCAGATCGGCAAGCCCTGGCTTCCGCGCAGCGGATCGAAAGTCAATCATCGCAACCTGACCTCGGCGATGATCGACAGCCGCGACTTCCTGATGGCGAGGAAGCGCGCCGAACAGGAAATCCTGCTGCCCCCCGGCCCGAAGATCGTCGTCACCGGCGGGCTCGACTTCGACGATCACCGGCTGATCTGGGCCAAGCTCGACCAGGTGCATGAGAAGCACCCTGACATGGTGCTCGTCCACGGCAAGTCGCCCAAGGGCGCCGAGAAGATCGCCTCGCTCTGGGCGAGAAACCGCGATGTGCCGCAAATCGGCTTTGCCCCCGACTGGACGAAGCACGGCCGGGCTGCACCGTTCAAGCGCAACGACGACATGCTGCAGATCGTGCCGAAGGGCGTGATGCACTTCCCCGGCACCGGCATCAACGACAACCTTGCCGACAAAGCCAGGAAGCTCGGCATCCCGGTCTGGAAGTTCGGCGGCGCGTGAGCGCCGCCTTCCTATCTTTTCACACAGCCGCCATCCCGCAAAAGCGCATCGGCGTTTTTCCGTAAAGTCGCCTTTTTCAGTCCGGTTCGCCTGTCACGGCGATCCGGGCGGATCGCGCATAGTGGGCAAGCTCGGTATCGTTCTCGAGCAGCGCATCGAGCAGCGCCTTCATATCCGCCTGATCGGAGGACGACTGGAACGGCCCAGGCTGACGTTCGATGGCCAGCACGGCGATCGCGAGAGCCTTCTTCACGAGATGCAGGTCTCTGCCTGTGAACTCAGCCATCGTCAGACCTTCCCGACTCCCCAAAGGCGTTTCGGGAACCATAGCCGAAATCAGCCCCAAGCTGCACGGGGCGACTGCCGAAGAGAGCAAGCATCGAGGCCGATGAGTGGGTCTCCTGACGCGAGAACCACCTCCGCCTTCTTGCGCTGATCCTTGGTCCAGCCGCGGACTTGTCGCCATCAACCCATCAAGGGTCGGCTATGCGAGCATGCCGCCGCTGCGGCTGCGCCTTCGCGGTGATTGCAGTCCACGGCCGAACACATCGGGCGCCTGTCGGCGGGGGATGGTCCCCCCGCTCCAGCAGGAGCCCAGCAATGTCCCTCAACGATGCTCACGCCTTCGCCTTCAGCCTCGCAACCACGCTAATGGCCGCCATCGTCATCTTCCGGGCCGGTGACGGCACCCTCTCGGTGACGCCCGCCAGCGAGTACGATGGCGATGCCTCGCAGATCGTCCATGAAATCGACCCCTTCGCCCCCTGACCGGGGCGATCCGGTCGGCCCGGGCGGAAACAGACGATTTCCGCTCCCGGCCAGGCCGAATTTCCGCTACAGATACGGATGCGCCGTGGTGGTGGTGGAGGCGCGACCGTCAGACATTGTCTTCACGGAGCCACCACGATGATCATTCTCGCTATATTTGCATCTCTCGCCGCGATCGGCCTGCTTTGCTGGCTGTTGTTCACGCTGGCCGTCTTCGCGCTGCCGGCCTTTGTCGGGGTGACCGCGGGCGCCTGGGCGCACGGCACAGGCGCCGGCATCCCCAGCGCTGTCCTTGTCGGCGCCGCTGCGGCCGTCATCACACTCGTCGCTGGCCATCTGCTCCTCACCTTCGTCCGACCGATGTGGCTGAAGCTGATCGTGGTGGCAGCCTTCGTCGCGCCAGCGGCGATCGCGGGCTTCCATGCGACCCATGGCCTCGTGAAACACCTCATGCCGTCCAACGCATGGCAGATCGCCTTCTCGATTATCGGGGCAGTCGCGGTCGGCATCACCGCCTTCGTGCGCGTCGCAGGCATGGCGGCGCCCGGTCCATCCGGACGGGATCTCGCGCGGGCCTGATCTTCGTCATCGCCGTCAGGCGGGATCAGAACAGCAATGGTAGCGGTCGCCCCGTCGCCTCATGTCGCAGCGATGGGCGTGTTCGGCGCGGATCGTCGCCGGCCCCGCATCAGCGCTCCCCGCTGGAGCGCTGCAAAGGCAGAACCATATCTCGGCGGCGCACACGACATTCGGTGCGGCGATTTCCCAATGGGCGGAGAAAGGGAC
Protein-coding sequences here:
- a CDS encoding bifunctional class I SAM-dependent methyltransferase/DEAD/DEAH box helicase → MNIMSPVAVPAAPILHASAVIAAAHQILALLERGRRIDSTVLRAAMESAFGASDAAGAWDWKTAYDACEVATVLFLRKYGKALFRKSGSPVSRLSALTKVTGLLPTHTRRSQETQAFQQFSTPVPLGLAAVTAAALSPTDRVLEPSAGTGLLAILAETAGASVILNELAETRADFLASLFPAVPLTRFDAAQIDDHLDRAAIPSVVIMNPPFSVMPNVSSRVADAAYRHVASALARLAPGGRLVAITGANFSPEQPAWTASFRRLQERGRVVFTAAIAGSVYAKHGTTIETRLTVIDKAPADDPGRFPESAGIAHDLATLLGWIEQQVPPRMAVSLRNTAAATPRTVRGYLARAATAQPARRVAQLEGQPLSYETIDWTPPESGRLTDSIYEPYALQSISIPGAQSHPTKLVQSAAMASVAPPKPSYRPTLPIEIIRDGILSDAQLETVIYAGEAHSEYLAGTWTVDETGDLVTAAPDDAPKTVRFRRGFMLGDGTGAGKGRQSAGIILDNWLQGRRKAVWVSKSDKLLEDAQRDWSALGMERLLVTPLSRFPQGTSIRLNEGVLFTTYATLRSDDRGEKLSRVKQIVEWLGSDFDGVIIFDESHAMQNAGGGKGERGDVAPSQQGRAGLRLQHALPNSRVVYVSATGATTVHNLAYAQRLGLWGGEDFPFANRAEFVEAVENGGVAAMEVLARDLRAVGLYTARSLSYDGVEYELVEHQLTPEQTRIYDAYAGAFAIIHNHLDAAMQAANITGSDGTLNRQAKSAARSAFESAKQRFFGHLLTSMKTPTLIRSIERDLADGHSAVIQIVSTGEALMERRLAEISTEEWNDVRVDITPREYVLDYLAHSFPVQLYEPFSDGEGNLSSRPVYRDGQPVESREAVARRDELIEHLASLPPVPGALDQIVQRFGTDMVAEVTGRSRRIVRRGERFAVETRAGAANLAETAAFMDDDKRILVFSDAGGTGRSYHADLAAKNQRLRVHYLLEPGWKADAAIQGLGRTNRTNQAQPPLFRPIATDVKAEKRFLSTIARRLDTLGAITRGQRQTGGQGLFRPEDNLESPYARDALRQLYLLLVRGKVEGCSLARFEAATGLKLMDDNGIKDELPPITTFLNRLLALTIELQGILFTAFEQLLAAKVEGAIRAGVYDLGLETLQAESFVVTGSQVIHNHPGTGAETRLLTITRRERNRPLALAAALDQLSDPRARLLVNARSHRAAVQVPAPSMMLDDGEIERRVCLIRPMEQHYSPLRMMEESHWEDADRDAFATAWNAELADVPEFADSTIHIVAGLLLPIWKRLPDESTRVYRLQTDEGERIIGRRVSHAWAANATSTGTASLSAEDAHAALIDGKTILDLAEGLQLRRVRVMGANRIELSGFTDSMRERLRAYGLFSEIISWKLRFFVPIDASGLAVLARVLDTYPIVRIAEREAA
- a CDS encoding toprim domain-containing protein, yielding MARQDASDLAQRLGRQAEAVCRHYLSSGRREGRYWMVGDARNTPGRSMYVRLKDSPKGPAGKWTDAATGEHGDLLDIIRESCGLVDFKDVADEARTFLSMPPPQSEPRQPRRQSPAPHGSPEAARRLVCMSQPIHGTLVQAYLRERGITDLRGTGNLHFHPRCYYRPDEHSPTEAWPAMIAAVTDLDGKITGAHRTWLDPCRRDKAPIDTPRRAMGDLLGHAVRFGHGGEVMAAGEGIETVLSIRQVLPDMPMLAALSAAHLAAILFPDTLRRLYILRDDDPAGDGARDTLIERANAAGIEAIVISPELGDFNEDLRTLGIDHLRSLNRMQIGPQDVARYMALAA
- a CDS encoding DUF2493 domain-containing protein translates to MNRHDDFEPHHESSPTDHVLNELQLHGYRPFADEPDQRLLPDGNAVAGAIADIFDALIGTLEDTRLEPDLDDLLWSTVNVFHRATDRIGRELDDNEQAQKRAQREQDGSEVKSVELERLIAEGMTLIERQNAFELMRDQAAEHYERQIGKPWLPRSGSKVNHRNLTSAMIDSRDFLMARKRAEQEILLPPGPKIVVTGGLDFDDHRLIWAKLDQVHEKHPDMVLVHGKSPKGAEKIASLWARNRDVPQIGFAPDWTKHGRAAPFKRNDDMLQIVPKGVMHFPGTGINDNLADKARKLGIPVWKFGGA
- a CDS encoding replication initiator protein A, encoding MSLNDAHAFAFSLATTLMAAIVIFRAGDGTLSVTPASEYDGDASQIVHEIDPFAP